The proteins below are encoded in one region of Chrysemys picta bellii isolate R12L10 chromosome 4, ASM1138683v2, whole genome shotgun sequence:
- the FJX1 gene encoding four-jointed box protein 1, which produces MKRPGRAGLGSLAALWLLVLGSLLGLWTGLQREQEQTAEQERRFPEGTAGRRLPQEQRGWERGSTGASAPDRRSTGQGESRGAQKTFRALLTLPAAGDRGEPLEGPEQPAEPGQSSQPEPRQRHNLEPGSRERLAQEAPADPASPVQGGIFWSRALEQQVPPGFDAEQTALWLETARAARVASLERGGCGRSSNRLARLSDGSRACVRYGINPEQIQGEALSYRLAELLGIQQRLPPMTLALVEARGRQWGQVRDELRGSHWAEGAVVSLTQWVDNLTDVVAPAPWRSEAGSGRRLQPLAAGELGGLTQSQLVELVQWTDLILFDYLTANFDRLVSNLFSLQWDPRVMHRATSNLHRAPNGGLVFIDNEAGLVHGYRLLSMWDKYNEPLLRSVCIFREATAQRVRDLHRLQNAASELLRLYRTHEPLSGRLGFLSEQQAQLLQGRIDFVHKHILHCKAMATSL; this is translated from the coding sequence ATGaagcggccgggccgggccgggctgggctccctggccgCGCTCTGGCTCCTGGTGCTGGGCTCGCTGCTGGGGCTCTGGACCGGCTTGCAGCGGGAGCAGGAGCAGACGGCGGAGCAGGAGCGGCGCTTCCCCGAGGGAACAGCCGGCCGGAGGCTGCCCCAGGAACAGCGGGGCTGGGAGCGCGGCAGCACCGGAGCTTCGGCTCCCGACCGCCGCTCCACAGGGCAGGGCGAGTCCCGCGGCGCCCAGAAAACTTTCCGAGCGCTGCTCACGCTGCCGGCCGCCGGGGACAGGGGCGAGCCCCTGGAGGGGCCGGAGCAGCCCGCGGAGCCCGGACAGAGCtcgcagccggagccccggcaGAGGCACAACTTGGAGCCTGGTTCCAGGGAGCGGCTGGCCCAGGAGGCTCCCGCGGACCCCGCCTCCCCCGTGCAAGGGGGCATCTTCTGGAGCCGAGCGCTGGAGCAGCAGGTGCCCCCGGGCTTCGACGCCGAGCAGACGGCCTTGTGGTTGGAGACTGCCCGGGCGGCTCGCGTCGCCTCCCTGGAGCGGGGCGGGTGCGGCCGCAGCTCCAACCGGCTGGCCCGGCTGTCCGACGGCAGTCGCGCCTGCGTCCGCTACGGCATCAACCCGGAGCAGATCCAGGGCGAGGCGCTCTCCTACCGGCTGGCCGAGCTGCTGGGCATCCAGCAGCGCCTGCCGCCCATGACCTTGGCCCTGGTGGAAGCCCGCGGCAGGCAGTGGGGGCAGGTGCGAGACGAGCTGCGGGGCTCGCACTGGGCCGAGGGGGCGGTGGTCAGCCTCACCCAGTGGGTGGACAACTTGACCGACGTGGTTGCCCCCGCTCCCTGGAGATCCGAGGCGGGGTCGGGCAGGAGACTGCAGCCTCTGGCGGCTGGGGAGCTGGGCGGCCTCACCCAGTCCCAACTGGTGGAGCTGGTGCAGTGGACCGACCTGATCCTCTTTGACTATCTGACGGCCAACTTTGACCGGCTGGTCAGCAACCTCTTCAGCCTGCAGTGGGACCCCAGGGTGATGCACCGGGCCACCAGCAACCTACACAGGGCACCCAACGGGGGCCTCGTCTTCATAGACAACGAGGCGGGCCTGGTGCACGGCTACAGGCTCCTCTCCATGTGGGACAAGTACAACGAGCCCTTGCTCCGCTCCGTGTGCATCTTCCGGGAGGCCACTGCCCAGCGGGTGCGGGACCTGCACCGCCTACAGAACGCAGCCTCGGAGCTGCTGAGACTCTACCGGACTCACGAACCCCTCTCCGGCCGGCTCGGCTTCCTGTCCGAGCAGCAGGCgcagctgctgcagggcaggaTAGACTTTGTCCACAAGCACATTTTGCACTGCAAAGCCATGGCCACATCACTGTGA